The Deinococcus sedimenti genome segment GGCGTGATTGCACACGGCCGCGATGAGATTGACCCGTAAGGAAAAGCGCCGCCGTCGGTGACGGTACACGTCCTTCAGCACACGAAAGATCTTCAAGCGCCGAATGACGTGCTCAACCCGCAGTCGGGTTGACGCTAGCGCTCGGTTCTCCTGACGCTCTTCGGGGGTCAGCGGTCTGGCCCTCGTCACCTTGTGCGGTGTGATCGAGTGGCCATGTTCCCGCCAGATGCCTTGATAGCCGGCATCGCCGATCAAGGCCGTCTCGGGATGGAGATGCACGCCCGAATGTCGAAACAGCGTGAGATCGTGCATGGAGCCGAAGGTCGTGGCGACACACATGATCATGTGTGTCGCCACGTTGATCACGACCTGCGTTTTCAAGGTGTGTCGTTTTTTCTTGCCGCTGTACCAGGGCCGCTGCTTTTTTTGGGGCGCTCACACGGGGTGGTAGTTGGCTGGAACCATGCCCGACACCACTGAAATGCGAGCGTCCGGGGCCTATCCCCGGACG includes the following:
- a CDS encoding transposase family protein; protein product: MKTQVVINVATHMIMCVATTFGSMHDLTLFRHSGVHLHPETALIGDAGYQGIWREHGHSITPHKVTRARPLTPEERQENRALASTRLRVEHVIRRLKIFRVLKDVYRHRRRRFSLRVNLIAAVCNHAIAGTA